A single genomic interval of Blochmannia endosymbiont of Camponotus sp. C-003 harbors:
- the sufC gene encoding Fe-S cluster assembly ATPase SufC, with protein MLSIKNLDVSVKNISILKKLNLEINPGEIHIIMGPNGSGKSTLSATLSGQKDYVVTDGEILFKNKNLLLLKPEERAGEGIFVAFQHPIDIPGISNQLFLHSAVNAIRKYRHQSLMEKFDFTQLIQKKMTLLKMPNDLLSRSVNVGFSGGEKKRNDILQMMMLEPLLCILDETDSGLDIDAVKIVYNGINILNNKIRSFVIITHYQRILEYIKPDYVHVLHQGHIVKSGDISLVKKIEEKGYGWLCGQ; from the coding sequence ATGTTATCAATAAAAAATTTAGATGTCAGCGTAAAAAATATATCTATTCTAAAAAAATTAAATTTAGAAATTAATCCTGGTGAAATACACATAATTATGGGGCCTAATGGATCAGGAAAAAGTACATTATCTGCTACATTATCTGGTCAAAAAGATTATGTTGTTACTGACGGAGAGATATTGTTTAAAAACAAAAATTTATTACTTCTGAAGCCAGAAGAACGCGCAGGGGAAGGAATCTTTGTAGCATTTCAGCATCCAATAGATATTCCAGGGATCAGTAACCAACTATTTTTACACAGCGCTGTTAACGCTATACGTAAATACAGGCACCAATCTCTTATGGAGAAGTTTGATTTTACCCAGCTGATTCAAAAAAAAATGACATTGTTAAAAATGCCTAATGACTTGTTGAGTCGATCAGTAAACGTTGGATTTTCTGGAGGAGAAAAAAAACGTAATGATATTCTTCAAATGATGATGTTAGAACCATTACTATGTATTCTTGATGAAACAGATTCTGGTTTAGATATTGATGCAGTAAAAATCGTTTATAATGGTATTAATATATTAAACAATAAAATACGTTCATTTGTCATTATCACTCATTACCAAAGAATTTTAGAATATATTAAACCTGATTATGTGCACGTATTACATCAGGGTCATATCGTAAAATCTGGTGATATCTCTTTAGTCAAAAAGATCGAGGAAAAAGGTTATGGTTGGTTATGCGGACAATAA
- the sufD gene encoding Fe-S cluster assembly protein SufD has product MVGYADNKDRVLNEWYGLFKQKNNINSDLVHKYWERIKILGLPNFNKDNWKHTAFKEFLTYNFEFSKNFKLNAPQYEKLSFPIDAYCLTFVNGLLAPELSDKNIDPWIMKINRDPNRHEITHPIQPEMFLYLTEYLSDATIHISLPTKKITKKPLYLLYINEGSNVKNKLVTSHYHHHLHIGNDSNTCVIEHFISINKNNSHFSGARMSITTGNRSKLDHFKLIFENNASYHIAHNDINIGQYSNVHSNIFVILGPKFTSHQTSAKINHSGSSLSLNSLILLSKQDIGNICTYLEHNNQEYASSTQLHKIIACNHSTGVFNGLIKVNPNSIKTDGIMINNNLLLNQDATIYSVPKLEIYSDDVKCSHGATIGHIDADHLFYLSTRGIPKKDALKMLIYAFTIEITGLIKHAMLQDIILKKINKALIRIKI; this is encoded by the coding sequence ATGGTTGGTTATGCGGACAATAAAGATAGAGTATTGAACGAATGGTATGGATTGTTTAAACAAAAAAATAATATTAATTCGGATTTGGTGCATAAATATTGGGAACGTATTAAAATACTTGGATTACCTAATTTTAACAAGGATAATTGGAAACATACGGCATTTAAAGAATTTTTAACATATAATTTTGAATTCTCTAAAAATTTTAAATTAAATGCGCCGCAATATGAAAAATTAAGTTTTCCTATAGATGCTTATTGCTTAACATTTGTTAACGGTCTATTAGCACCTGAATTAAGTGATAAAAATATTGATCCATGGATAATGAAAATCAATCGAGATCCCAATCGCCATGAAATAACTCATCCCATTCAACCAGAGATGTTTTTATATTTAACTGAATACTTAAGTGATGCAACAATACATATAAGTTTACCTACAAAAAAAATAACAAAAAAACCATTATATTTACTATATATTAATGAAGGATCTAACGTAAAAAACAAATTAGTTACATCTCATTATCATCATCATCTTCACATTGGCAATGATTCCAACACATGCGTTATAGAACATTTTATTAGCATCAATAAAAACAACAGTCACTTCAGCGGCGCACGTATGTCTATTACAACAGGAAACCGATCCAAATTAGACCACTTTAAACTAATATTCGAGAATAATGCAAGTTATCATATAGCACACAACGATATTAATATAGGGCAATATTCAAATGTACACAGTAATATCTTTGTAATTCTCGGTCCTAAATTTACATCTCATCAAACCAGCGCCAAAATTAATCACTCGGGATCATCCTTATCATTAAATAGTTTAATTTTGTTATCCAAACAAGATATTGGAAATATATGCACTTATTTAGAACATAACAACCAAGAATATGCATCAAGTACGCAATTACATAAAATAATAGCATGTAATCACAGTACCGGTGTGTTTAATGGTCTGATAAAAGTAAATCCAAATTCTATAAAGACTGATGGAATAATGATAAACAATAATTTACTATTAAACCAAGATGCAACTATTTATAGTGTACCTAAACTTGAAATTTACTCAGACGATGTAAAATGCAGTCATGGAGCAACAATAGGGCACATTGATGCTGATCATCTATTTTATCTAAGTACACGCGGTATTCCCAAAAAAGATGCTTTAAAAATGCTTATTTATGCTTTTACTATTGAAATTACAGGATTAATTAAACATGCTATGTTACAAGATATTATATTGAAAAAAATCAATAAAGCTTTAATAAGGATCAAAATATGA
- the rpmI gene encoding 50S ribosomal protein L35 produces the protein MPKIKTLQSAKKRFKITALGNYKHKHAYMRHILTKKSTKHKRHLRQKSILPTIYVTTIMKCLPYI, from the coding sequence ATGCCTAAAATTAAAACACTTCAATCGGCCAAAAAACGATTTAAAATAACAGCTTTAGGAAATTACAAACATAAACATGCTTATATGCGACATATTTTAACAAAAAAATCTACAAAACATAAACGCCATTTACGTCAGAAATCTATACTTCCTACAATTTATGTGACTACAATTATGAAATGTTTACCATACATATAA
- the sufB gene encoding Fe-S cluster assembly protein SufB, with product MIHNNSNIYDINKNLYTHDNSYYKEGFFTKLNNEELKQGINEDIIHTISKKRSEPKWMLEFRLSGYHAWRNMEEPHWLKGNYQKINYNSYSYFSAPASVTKQKTHETQKNTNTFLNKSKYLTTEVEQTFNKLGIPVYEEGNVAVDAIFDSVSVSTTFRHTLLKEGIIFCSFHDAIRDYPDLVRQYLGTVVSFKDNFFAALNAAVVSDGTFVYIPKNVRCPMELSTYFRMNSKKTGQFERTILIADTGSYVSYIEGCSAPTHNNYQLHAAVVEVIVLKDAQVKYSTVQNWFSGNQNSQSGILNFVTKRALCSGENAKMSWTQSESGSAITWKYPSVILKGKNSIGEFFSVAITNGIQQADTGTKMIHIGENTRSTIISKGIALGSSQNTYRGLVKMMKSASNSRNFTQCDSMLIGKQCSSHTFPIIESHSNNSQLEHEATTSRISDNQLFYCRQRGINEDDAISMIVNGFCKDIFSKLPLEFSVEAQKLLEITLEHSVG from the coding sequence ATGATACATAATAACTCTAACATATATGACATTAATAAAAATTTATATACACATGATAATTCATATTATAAGGAAGGTTTTTTTACCAAATTAAATAATGAAGAACTCAAACAGGGTATTAATGAAGATATAATACACACTATTTCAAAAAAAAGATCAGAACCAAAATGGATGCTAGAATTTAGACTTTCAGGTTATCACGCTTGGCGTAATATGGAAGAACCACATTGGTTAAAAGGAAATTATCAAAAAATCAATTATAATTCCTATAGCTATTTTTCTGCTCCAGCATCTGTAACTAAACAAAAAACCCACGAAACACAAAAAAATACAAACACTTTTTTAAATAAATCAAAATACTTAACCACAGAAGTAGAACAAACCTTTAATAAACTAGGTATCCCAGTATATGAAGAAGGAAACGTGGCAGTTGATGCTATATTTGATTCGGTTTCCGTGTCTACTACGTTCCGACATACCTTATTAAAAGAAGGTATCATTTTTTGTTCATTTCACGACGCTATTCGAGATTACCCAGATTTAGTACGTCAATATTTAGGAACTGTAGTGTCTTTTAAAGATAATTTTTTCGCTGCACTTAATGCTGCAGTTGTATCTGATGGTACGTTTGTATACATTCCTAAAAATGTACGCTGTCCTATGGAGCTCTCAACTTATTTCCGAATGAATTCTAAAAAAACCGGACAATTTGAACGGACCATTTTAATTGCAGATACAGGTAGTTATGTAAGTTATATTGAAGGATGTTCAGCTCCAACACATAATAACTATCAACTGCATGCAGCAGTTGTAGAAGTTATTGTTCTAAAAGATGCTCAAGTAAAATATTCAACAGTACAAAATTGGTTTTCTGGCAACCAAAATTCTCAAAGTGGGATTTTAAACTTCGTTACTAAACGAGCACTATGTTCTGGAGAAAATGCTAAGATGTCTTGGACTCAATCTGAGTCCGGATCCGCTATTACTTGGAAATATCCAAGTGTAATTTTAAAAGGAAAAAACTCTATTGGAGAATTTTTTTCAGTCGCCATTACTAATGGCATACAACAAGCAGATACTGGAACAAAAATGATTCATATAGGAGAAAATACACGCTCCACTATTATTTCAAAAGGTATTGCACTTGGAAGCAGTCAAAATACTTATCGAGGATTAGTTAAAATGATGAAATCTGCTTCAAATTCACGTAATTTTACACAATGTGACTCCATGCTGATAGGAAAACAATGTAGTTCTCATACCTTTCCTATCATTGAATCACATAGTAATAATTCACAATTAGAACATGAAGCTACAACTTCGCGTATTAGCGATAATCAACTGTTTTATTGTCGACAACGTGGAATTAATGAAGATGATGCTATTTCTATGATTGTAAATGGATTCTGCAAAGATATATTTTCTAAATTACCTTTAGAATTTTCTGTAGAAGCACAAAAATTACTAGAAATTACTTTAGAACACAGCGTTGGATAA
- a CDS encoding lipoate--protein ligase: protein MRSFRLLLSNSYDPWFNLSLEEYIFKNIPKKQSILFLWRNQNTVVIGRAQNAWKECNTRRMERDGIKLARRSSGGGAVFHDLGNTCFTFISTQENYDKYVSSNIVLNGLRHIGIKAIISGRNDIVIHTANGERKISGSAYRETSGRKFHHGTLLLHVDINKLAYYLNPDSKKLETKGITSIRSRVANLNELKPGINHQEVCQGLTEAFFQYHGVRVQPEILSIDNFYNIPEFLKQFNKQRDWNWNFGSAPAFTHQLDTRFDWGSVTLHFDIERGIIHRTHIFTDSLEPDPLETLAKKLVGIPYNNKSILSCCQEWMKIWPQHKKELSEVSSWLIKTTS from the coding sequence ATGCGTTCTTTTCGATTATTATTATCTAACTCTTATGATCCATGGTTTAATTTATCACTTGAAGAATATATATTTAAAAACATACCTAAAAAACAATCTATACTATTTTTATGGAGAAATCAAAATACAGTAGTGATAGGACGCGCTCAAAACGCATGGAAAGAATGCAACACTCGCCGAATGGAACGAGATGGCATTAAATTAGCTAGAAGAAGTAGTGGCGGTGGCGCTGTGTTTCATGATTTAGGTAATACTTGTTTTACCTTCATTTCTACTCAAGAAAATTATGACAAATATGTATCCTCTAATATAGTTTTGAATGGATTGCGTCACATTGGGATTAAAGCCATCATTTCTGGACGCAATGATATTGTCATACATACAGCAAATGGAGAACGTAAAATTAGCGGTTCTGCATATCGTGAAACATCTGGGCGTAAATTTCATCACGGCACACTACTTTTACACGTTGATATTAATAAACTCGCTTATTATCTTAATCCAGATTCTAAAAAACTAGAAACTAAAGGGATTACCTCTATTCGGTCAAGAGTTGCTAACTTAAATGAATTAAAACCTGGAATTAATCACCAAGAAGTATGTCAAGGATTAACAGAAGCGTTTTTCCAATATCATGGAGTGAGAGTACAGCCAGAAATATTATCTATAGATAATTTTTATAATATCCCAGAGTTTTTAAAGCAATTCAATAAACAACGTGATTGGAACTGGAATTTCGGAAGCGCTCCTGCATTCACACATCAATTAGATACCCGTTTTGATTGGGGCAGTGTGACGTTACATTTCGATATAGAACGTGGTATTATTCATCGTACCCATATTTTCACTGACAGTTTAGAACCAGATCCTTTAGAAACACTGGCAAAAAAATTAGTAGGCATTCCATATAATAATAAAAGCATTCTCTCTTGTTGTCAAGAATGGATGAAAATATGGCCTCAACACAAAAAAGAATTATCAGAAGTTTCTAGTTGGTTAATCAAAACAACATCTTAA
- the pheT gene encoding phenylalanine--tRNA ligase subunit beta: MKFSEMWIREWINPPISSIELVDQLTMAGFKVNELKPVINIFYGVIIGEIVECKMHPNVNNMWIIKVNKGNNELLNIVCAAPNCRKNIRVVVAKVGAVLPNGRKIKTKTIHGKESEGILCTFSTFGIINHTVDIIELPTNAPIGENFYNYLRFNDNIIEINVTPNRGDCLSIIGISREIAAINHLKLKKIKIEPTIPTINDTIPISVEIPDACPQYLGRIIKNIHITAPTPLWITEKLRRCGICSVNIVVDIINYVLLELGQPIHVFDYTKIDGNIIRIRFSEIGEILTLSNHNNLKLSQNTIIISDRKKPLSIAGAIIPNKYSVCSETRHIMLQSAVFTPSTIASQSILHPIHDLYSFRYVRGIDPSISQLALDRVTSLLLKNCGGCPGPIVNITNKNILPKPINIILNRTKLDKIIGFHIIDSEITHILRRFGFQIKFSDNIWKVLPPTWRFDISIEENLISEITRIYGYNNIPRVSICTNLITDRTHSSTIPLSRIKNLLVDRGYQEIITYSFVSSGMQKLLHPKKIPLILKNPITLEMSTMRLSLWSGLIKTVIYNQNRQQKQIKLFESGICFIPQKNFENQVYQDFMIAGIRSGLRFNEHWDLKKIHPVDFYDIKGDVEALLNLTNKLHCIRFKKYTHPALHSGQSAAIYLENICIGYIGMIHPSIQMTLNLRSQTLVFELSWNMISQFILSKVTSISKFPKNFRDISIIVPNKVSAESIIAECKKIDNKDQLVDIKLSDVYKSKNIEKGFKSFTIKLYLQSKTHTLKEEEISDIVNKCSMILKKRFNGTLR; this comes from the coding sequence ATGAAATTTAGTGAAATGTGGATACGCGAATGGATAAATCCACCAATTAGTAGCATTGAATTAGTTGATCAATTAACCATGGCTGGATTTAAAGTTAATGAATTAAAACCTGTTATCAATATTTTTTATGGAGTAATTATTGGTGAAATTGTAGAATGCAAAATGCATCCTAATGTTAATAACATGTGGATAATAAAAGTAAATAAAGGTAATAATGAATTATTAAATATTGTTTGCGCCGCCCCCAATTGTCGTAAAAATATTCGAGTAGTTGTTGCTAAAGTAGGAGCAGTATTACCAAATGGACGTAAAATTAAAACAAAAACAATACACGGTAAAGAATCAGAAGGCATATTATGTACTTTTTCAACATTCGGAATCATTAACCACACAGTAGATATAATAGAATTACCTACAAATGCACCTATCGGAGAAAACTTTTATAACTATTTACGTTTTAATGATAACATTATTGAAATCAACGTTACTCCTAATAGAGGAGATTGTCTGAGTATCATCGGAATCTCTAGAGAAATAGCAGCTATAAATCATTTAAAATTAAAAAAAATAAAAATAGAACCAACTATTCCAACAATCAACGATACCATCCCTATATCTGTCGAAATTCCAGATGCATGTCCACAATACTTGGGAAGAATTATAAAAAACATTCATATTACAGCTCCTACGCCTTTATGGATAACAGAGAAATTACGTCGCTGCGGCATCTGTTCAGTTAATATAGTTGTAGACATTATTAATTATGTATTGCTAGAGTTAGGACAACCGATTCATGTTTTTGATTATACAAAAATTGATGGCAACATAATACGTATACGTTTTTCTGAAATCGGAGAAATTCTAACATTATCCAATCACAATAATTTAAAATTATCGCAAAATACCATCATCATATCTGATCGTAAAAAACCATTATCAATTGCTGGAGCAATCATTCCAAATAAATATTCTGTTTGTTCTGAAACTCGTCATATAATGTTACAATCTGCTGTTTTTACTCCGTCTACTATCGCGAGTCAATCCATATTACATCCCATTCACGATCTGTATTCCTTCCGTTATGTGCGAGGCATCGACCCCAGCATATCTCAATTAGCTTTGGATCGTGTCACCTCATTATTACTAAAAAACTGCGGTGGTTGTCCTGGTCCAATAGTAAATATAACTAACAAAAATATACTGCCAAAACCAATCAATATCATATTAAATCGAACTAAATTAGACAAAATTATTGGATTTCATATCATAGATTCAGAAATTACACATATTTTAAGACGCTTTGGTTTTCAAATAAAATTTTCAGATAACATCTGGAAAGTACTTCCACCAACTTGGCGTTTTGATATCTCTATAGAAGAAAACTTGATATCAGAAATAACACGTATTTATGGATATAACAATATCCCTCGCGTTTCTATTTGTACAAACTTAATAACAGATCGTACCCATTCATCAACTATACCGTTATCAAGAATAAAAAATTTATTAGTAGATCGTGGTTATCAGGAAATAATAACATATAGTTTCGTAAGTTCTGGTATGCAAAAACTATTACACCCGAAAAAAATTCCATTAATTCTAAAAAATCCAATTACATTAGAAATGTCTACTATGAGGCTATCTTTATGGTCTGGATTAATCAAAACAGTAATATATAATCAAAATAGACAACAAAAACAAATTAAATTATTTGAAAGCGGTATATGTTTTATTCCTCAAAAAAATTTTGAAAATCAAGTGTATCAAGATTTTATGATAGCTGGGATACGATCTGGACTTAGATTTAATGAACACTGGGATTTAAAAAAAATACATCCAGTAGATTTTTACGATATAAAAGGAGATGTAGAAGCTTTATTAAACCTAACTAACAAGTTACATTGTATTAGATTTAAAAAATACACACATCCAGCATTACATTCTGGTCAAAGTGCAGCAATTTATTTGGAAAATATATGTATTGGATACATTGGTATGATTCATCCTTCTATACAAATGACACTAAATTTACGTTCACAAACACTAGTTTTTGAGTTATCGTGGAATATGATTTCTCAATTTATATTATCTAAAGTTACTTCCATTTCTAAATTTCCTAAAAATTTTCGTGATATTTCTATAATAGTACCAAACAAAGTATCCGCAGAATCTATCATTGCTGAATGCAAAAAAATTGATAACAAAGATCAATTAGTTGACATCAAGTTATCTGATGTTTATAAAAGTAAAAACATTGAAAAAGGTTTTAAAAGTTTTACTATTAAATTATATTTACAAAGCAAAACTCATACTTTAAAAGAAGAAGAAATTTCTGATATTGTTAACAAATGTTCGATGATTTTAAAAAAACGTTTCAATGGAACATTAAGATAA
- the rplT gene encoding 50S ribosomal protein L20, translating to MTRVKNSVVAHARHKKILKQAAGYYGARSRTYRVAYQSVIKSGQYSYRDRRQKKRLFRRLWIYRINAASHKYGMSYNNLINGLHKSNIYINRKMIADIAIFDKKTFSKLVDKAKKLIVDIHKSTQ from the coding sequence ATGACACGCGTAAAAAACAGTGTAGTAGCACATGCTCGTCATAAAAAAATTTTAAAACAAGCAGCAGGTTACTATGGAGCAAGATCACGTACTTATCGTGTTGCTTATCAATCAGTTATAAAATCTGGACAATACTCTTATCGAGACCGTCGTCAGAAGAAACGCTTATTCCGTCGATTATGGATTTATCGTATCAATGCCGCATCACATAAATATGGAATGTCTTATAATAATTTAATAAATGGATTACATAAATCTAATATATATATCAACAGAAAAATGATTGCTGATATAGCCATTTTCGATAAAAAAACCTTCTCTAAATTAGTCGACAAAGCAAAAAAATTAATTGTAGACATACATAAATCTACTCAATAA
- the sufA gene encoding Fe-S cluster assembly scaffold SufA, whose product MKNNIKKNIHCISKKHVSWNGLTLTEAAAQQILHLKNKDPNILGLKVTIKKSGCAGFSYLMDKVTSLDDDHLIYERNGAKLFIPLHVMPFVDGTELDYAREGLNHMFKFNNPQAQHSCGCGESFSI is encoded by the coding sequence ATGAAAAATAATATCAAAAAAAATATACACTGCATATCCAAAAAACATGTTTCTTGGAATGGTCTAACACTGACTGAAGCAGCAGCACAACAAATTCTTCACTTAAAAAACAAAGATCCTAATATATTAGGATTGAAAGTAACCATAAAAAAATCAGGATGCGCAGGATTTTCATATCTTATGGATAAAGTTACATCACTAGATGATGATCACTTAATATACGAACGTAACGGAGCTAAATTATTCATACCATTGCACGTCATGCCATTTGTTGATGGAACCGAATTAGATTATGCACGAGAAGGATTAAATCATATGTTTAAATTTAATAATCCTCAAGCTCAACATTCTTGTGGATGCGGTGAAAGTTTTAGCATTTAA
- the pheS gene encoding phenylalanine--tRNA ligase subunit alpha, whose product MSLDRINDLVILAKSNIMQSNNIDELEVVRIKFLGKKGHLNQQIKNLNDSPSDVKPKLGAAINQAKKDIYTLFIKHKNFLQSKNIKNTLITDTLDVTLPGRLSDTGTHHPITSTIKRMKVFFNSLGFSIIHGPEIENDYFNFDALNISKYHPSRDEHDTFWFDEKRLLRTHTSGVQIRFMKNNPPPIRIISFGRVYRKDYDQNHTPMFHQMEGLMVDSNVNFSHLKTILYDFLYNFFGKNTTLRFRPSYFPFTEPSAEIDVMKQDTKNWLELLGCGMVHPQILHHFDIDTEKFSGYAFGIGIERLTMLQYNIDDIRVFFKNDLQFLDQFK is encoded by the coding sequence ATGTCATTAGATCGTATAAACGACTTAGTTATACTAGCGAAATCAAACATAATGCAATCTAACAATATAGATGAATTAGAAGTAGTACGCATTAAATTTTTAGGTAAAAAAGGACACCTGAACCAACAAATCAAAAATCTTAATGATAGTCCATCAGATGTTAAGCCTAAATTGGGAGCAGCTATTAATCAAGCCAAAAAAGATATATACACATTATTTATTAAACATAAAAACTTCTTACAATCAAAAAATATAAAAAATACCTTAATCACCGACACATTAGACGTTACTTTACCAGGACGTTTATCAGATACCGGTACACATCATCCAATAACGAGTACTATAAAACGTATGAAGGTTTTTTTTAATTCTTTAGGCTTCTCCATAATACATGGTCCAGAAATTGAAAATGATTACTTCAATTTCGATGCCTTAAACATTTCTAAGTATCATCCTTCCCGAGATGAACATGATACCTTTTGGTTTGATGAAAAACGTTTACTTCGTACACACACATCCGGCGTTCAAATACGTTTCATGAAAAATAACCCCCCCCCCATTCGTATCATTTCTTTTGGACGAGTATATCGCAAAGACTATGATCAAAACCATACACCTATGTTTCATCAAATGGAAGGATTAATGGTAGATTCTAACGTTAACTTCAGTCATCTAAAAACAATATTATATGATTTTTTATATAATTTTTTCGGAAAAAATACCACTTTACGTTTTAGACCATCTTATTTTCCATTTACAGAACCATCTGCAGAAATAGACGTAATGAAACAAGACACTAAAAATTGGTTAGAACTTTTAGGATGTGGTATGGTGCATCCCCAAATATTACATCATTTTGATATTGACACAGAAAAATTTTCGGGATATGCCTTTGGCATAGGAATAGAACGACTAACAATGTTACAATACAATATTGACGATATACGCGTTTTCTTTAAAAATGATTTACAATTTCTTGATCAATTTAAATAA
- the infC gene encoding translation initiation factor IF-3, translated as MKFVKKIQSIRLNRINREISAKNVRLTGVDGKQIGVVSLHEALKQSEDIGLDLVEVSPNSDPPVCRIMNYGKFLYEKSKSTKEQKKKQKVIHVKEIKFRPSTDEGDYQVKLRNLIKFLNEGDKVKITLRFRGGELVHHQLGTKMLYRIRNELHELTTVEFFSNKIEGRQMTMILAPKKK; from the coding sequence ATTAAATTCGTAAAAAAAATACAATCAATACGATTAAATCGTATTAACAGAGAAATCAGCGCTAAAAACGTCCGTCTAACTGGAGTAGACGGAAAACAAATCGGTGTGGTTAGTTTACATGAAGCGCTTAAGCAATCTGAAGACATTGGTCTTGATTTAGTTGAAGTTAGTCCTAATTCCGATCCACCTGTATGTAGAATTATGAACTACGGTAAATTTCTATACGAAAAGAGCAAATCCACAAAAGAACAAAAGAAAAAACAAAAGGTGATTCACGTTAAAGAAATAAAATTCAGACCAAGTACTGATGAAGGAGACTACCAAGTTAAATTACGTAATTTAATTAAATTTCTCAACGAAGGAGATAAGGTCAAGATAACCTTACGTTTTAGAGGAGGAGAATTAGTACACCACCAACTTGGTACAAAAATGTTATACCGAATACGTAATGAGTTGCATGAATTAACGACAGTAGAATTTTTTTCTAATAAAATTGAAGGGCGCCAAATGACTATGATTTTGGCTCCAAAAAAGAAATAA